gaacttagtatggttccaagatggcttttgtcaatgggacactactgcaggtagtttcTCCATAACTCAGTATGAGGAATCCAGGTTCAACCTGTGATTCACATTtatacaaagccaagtccgcacaaaatatgaattttgtgaaagcgtgaaaacgcgaggatatGCAGAGATAGACACGGAGCTGAAGCTGTCAGATCtgatggacatcaggctataccacatgcgaagcattttttacaccggtatgccataggtgtaaagtgcattagcattaactagattattgactctagtgcaagtgggagtctgtaggagatatgccctagaggcaataataaatgatattatttatctctgagttcataattatgtttatgttccatgctataactacaatgattctcgagtctacaatatccacgaggctcggaggaagactcatatgcacgtgtggaataataaacggtaagaagtattcctagtttggcctctaagactagctcaagtgttgcatgatggttccgttttcctgatcatgggcatgtctatgccagcaattttgagggcacaatgttaagagaacatttgtgttgaatcgacccgttttgatgttatgctatgagatacattcgtcacaagttaatggttaataacacagagaagttaatgtttgcataattccttagaccatgagagtatcgagttccttcatacttgcttcgtgaactttggggtttgttaaacgtcatccgtaactgggtggctattacggcggcttacgggttcacggaaaagtatggcaagtaacaagatagctcaagattgggatttgctcctccgacgatggagagatatactcgggccctcttggtgtaacggtatccatcatcgtctggccagacacattgtgatttgatcactgggatgccggaacacggaaacgagaaaagagaacaaaactggtaacgaggtaacttgcatgctggacaaattgttgatccacaggaatgcaataaatctcacctcgggtgtttgtgacatatcgcgaagcaacaggaatagctcacggcaactggaggttcactcgaatatttattcgtgtgggtataggggtcaatatgggtgtccacggctccgatgttgatcattgatcggaaggggttccgggtcatgtctatacttcaccgaacctatagggtcacacgcttaagggtcatctatctgctgaatactagacagggagtctgagagaaaatcaccaaaaaagtttcggacaccgaaaagtttcggacagcggaatcgtaccgcagagagaggtcatcggataagtttcgatgataccgaaaagttgtttcgggatataccattaagtcaaattggtctcggcacatgcctgataattcttggaggatgccagaatcattctggaagctttttggaattttctgagataaaaaccggaaatgttccggagctgccggagccacttcagatgcgtttcgcagatgaaaatcactaaaaccggaattgtttcggaacgcgttcaaaatcattttagtgggtactggaaatgttttaagcccacataaatattttcagttcgaacggacgctgaaaaatgtcgtcgtgaatagtgaaagtgctttttgggatattttatggaaagccaccttttggggctttgcccaaaagatctagggatgacatggaAGGGTGGGAACCTCCTTTTGGGGGGGCCCACAAGGGGTGGGACGTTCATGGGTGCAGCTCATCCATGGGGCCCCACTTGTCCCTTGTTTTCACTCTTTAGGTCCTTGGGAAGGACTCCATTTCATGTGGGTTTTGGGTTTTCTTGTAAAAccaccctaccccttgggatttactataaatagaggtggaggggcagccctccactctcatcccttgctctcatacacatgccatgcattatctggcttcttctctccctcccacgaaaagagtttcatagagccgtaaggctgtctgggttccgacAGAAACTAGTTCTggatggcgaagccctgccggatagatgacaccgtatgtgtgcaactctgtagagagatcgtagtttcggtcttagttcgtgagtgcctcccgaagggctgtccgtgtgaccgtccgagtttcgaaggtcctcccgaagggctgtccgagtgaccgttcgagtttcgaaggtcctcccgaagggctgtccgcgacaccgtccgggggctGTTCGActgcctcccggagggctgtctgaggagcagatgagggtatacatcctcgcggttgggaggttgtaaatcctagctgcggggatctgcaccgccgatcgtcatcgactctacttcccgccgcgctacgagtcggtaacgaaaaagatcaaaccatgtatgcagtctccatagtggtcctgggctggtgcgtaggtcgaatttttttgttttctgctgcgttaccctacaggtTCGAATAATGACAGGCCGTGGTGTGATATCACGTTATGAAAAGTCGTCAGCAGATTAAATTGGCGGAAATATTATTccctctacggtggtatgtggagcttgttttgcagagccggacactatcctcgtgttcaaaatcttctatggaatattcggaggaagaacccgccttgcaatgccgaagacaatctgcgcgccggactcatcgtcattgaagcctggttcaggggctactgagggagtcctggattagggggtctccggacagccggactatatcctttggccggactgttggactatgaagatacaagattgaagacttcgtcccgtgtccggatgggactctccttggcgtggaaggcaagcttggcaatacggatatgtagatctcctcccttgtaaccgactttgtgtaaccctagccccctctggtgtctatataaaccggagggtttagtccgtaggacaacaacaatcataccataggctagcttttagggtttagcctctacgatctcgtggtagatcaactcttgtaatactcatatcatcaagatcaatcaagcaggaagtagggtattacctccatcaagagagcccgaacctaggtaaacatcgtgtcccctgcctcctgttaccatccgccttagacgcacagttcgggaccccctacccgagatccgccggttttgacaccgacagtttgCAATATATTCAGCAACATAGCTCTCCCCTTCCGAATCTTGAGACGACATATTTTTAGATCTGACAATAAAACAGcacgaaacaagaacagaggattttTCTGCGATGCAGGGGTTAAAACCTTcgagagattatataatgaattctTACCTACCAAAAGAAGTATtctgcaagaaaacggagtccggaggggacacgaggtggccacaagcccgGGAGGCGTGCCCGCGCCCCAAGGCTTGTCGCCTCCTCGTGCACTATTTGGACTACTTTTTATTTTtgtaattttttaaatattccaaaacggagtaAAATTGCCTTTAGAAGACTTTTGGAGTCGGTTTAGTTACCGTATCATATACCTACTCCTTTTCAGGGTTTTGGTAGGTTTCctttatgtactcctccggtgtcatggtattaataatattggtttcaacatttatgggagtacctgagatataatgtttgattctttgcccgtttaccaccttcggggTATTGCCCTCGGCATTGTTGATCttgatggcaccggaacgataaacttcctcgataatgtaaggaccttcccactttgagagaagtttccctgcaaaaaatcttaaacgagattTGTATAGCAAGACATGGTCACCTACATCGAattcatgcttttgtatccttttgtcatgccatcttttaaccttttctttaaacaatttggcattttcataggcttgggttctccattcatcaagtgagctaatgtcaaataacctcttctcaccgacaagtttgaaatcatagttgagctctttaattgcccaataagctttatgttctagttcaagggGTAAGTGACATGTTTtttcataaaccattttatacagagACATACCCATGGGGTTTTtgtaagcagttctataagcccataatgcatcatcaagttttttAGACCAATTTTTTCTggatctattgacagtcttttgcaagatcaattttatttccctattacttaattctacttgaccactagactgaggatgataggcagatgcaattctatggttaacatcattaTTAGAAAGcaatttacggaaagcaccatgaataaagtgtgaaccactatcagtcattaaatatctagagACTCCAAAactcgggaaaataacttctttaaccATTTTAATAGAAGTATTATGATCAGCACTTCTAGTTGGAATAgtttctacccacttagtaacgtaatcaacaacaactaaaatatgtgtatacccattagaggaagaaaaatgtcccatataatcaaatccccaaacatcaaatggttcaataacaagtgaataattcataggcatttcccgacatctactaatgttaccaattctttgacattcattacaaggcaagacaaacttacgagcatccttaaaagagtaggccaataaaaaccagattgtaataccttgtgtgcagttctatcacCAGCATGGTGTCCTTCGTAGGCcttggagtgacacttgcgtagaatctgttcctgttcatgctcaggtaacAAACATTAAAAAAGGGCAAAGCAGTAGCACCCGTGGAGAAGAAACAACTAAGAGCACACCCGCGGAGGCCAAGCCTCGAACGCGGGTTGGTTCGCCAACCGAGCGATACTCAGTTCACAGCAAGCATCCAGAGAAAAAAATGCTACACCAGATTTTTCCCATTGTTGTACCTGCTCTATGTCCATCATGGGGGATGGCTCAAACCAAACATAGCAAACGGGAGAAGGCTTCTTTTTCAGAAGGAGGCAGAGCTCATCCTCGTAGATGCATTCCTCACCCATCCTCCTTAGAACAGCAAACCTATCATCACAACTCATCTTCATGGTATCCCTATTAGTGAACATCAATTTCGCATCCATCAGTCAAAATTGGGGCAAAATTACAACTTCCATGCGAGCATATGCTTACCTGTAAGTGTCGACAATGTCATTAGCTGATCTATTCTTGGTGGCAATTTCGGATTGCTCAGCGTTGTATGTGTCAAACTTACAAGCTTGTCTAGCAATAAACAAGATATAAGATTGCAATTTGAAACAGAATACAGAATAACTGAAGAATGCAGCAATATAAATCACCATTTGAAACAAATTAACCGAAGCACATGGCAGTATCTTACAATACTTGGAAATACATTTTGTGGCAGAGTGAATGCGAATTGAAGGAAATGGTGACCTCAAACAGGCAGCAGCACAGCTTCGCGCGATGGCTCTCCGGATGGCTCCGCCCCTTCCCCCACCACCATCGAAGCCGGATTAGATCTTCCCCGCGTCGCCGTCGCCACCGTTTGTGTTGTGCGTGCTTGTGTGTCTGTGTGTTGGCCTTGATGTGTTGTGCCCACAGCTGAACCCGTTTGTTGTGTGTGTGCTTGTCTGTACCTTGCCTGCGGtggcggtgtgtgtgtgtgtgtgttcgcGGATGGTACTTTGTTGACTTTGTGCTCGGtggttgctttatttataaagcggggcgaaagtcTTTTTCAGTAACAGGCAACAGCAACACTGCAGAGGCAGTGTTATCGAGCTGGAAGAGTCGGGTGGTTATTAGGGGAGCAGTGCAGTCGAAGACGACAAACAACAAGTAttgagagggagggagggggggggggggggttaccagGACTAAATTTCAGGTTGTGTACAAGGGACTAAATGAAACTTGAAGGAAGCAAATATTGCAAATGTGAGTAATCGCAAGGACCGCTTCTCAGAAAATGGAAGACCCAGTTACCATTTCATGGGAACATCGACACCAGTCGGTACACTGTCGTGCATGATGTCAGTGTTGCAAAGACCAACCCACAGGCACCCCTTGATAAAATCTGCCTGCTTGGCTGTGGTGTTTCTGCTGGTAAATTCTAACCACGCTTTCCTTGTACAGATTTTGATATTTTGTTTATCAACAGTCTAGGTTTGCCATCACATAGGATTACTTTCATCAGGGCACATGGACGGGCACGGCAATGTGTATTCTCTATCTGGCAAGATGAATCTCTTTTGGTGATAATAAATATATTTTCTATCTGGCAAGATGCATCACTTTTGGTGATAATAAATTTATCATCTCCAAATTGCTTCAGTGCACGACTAACCTTTTTGGGACTACAAAATCATGGCTACAAATTTATATGCTAATAAAGCTCTTATTTTAGGCCTAAATTCATCACATGAAATAAAAATAGCATATATACACATCGGGGGCACGGCGCCGCCACGCGGTCATGGCTAgttaagtactccctctgtttctaaatactCTCTCCAtctcaaaataagtgactcaactttgtactaactttgtactaaagctaatacaaagttgagtcacttattttgggataaAGGGAGTACAAGTCTTTTTATAGATTCCACTATGggctacatacgaagcaaaatgagtaaatctacactctaaaatatgtctatatacatccgtatataGTCTGTagtgcaatctctaaaaagacttatatttaagaacagagggagtactatgtagTGTACATCTTCGTCTCAACAAGAAATAGCAAGTCGCTCTCCTTAGCTTTCTCATGGAGGCGGTGCAAATACCAGTTGCTACAGTCAAGCTATCACATTGGCACGTTTTCTTAAATCATACCACACATGCTTTACCAAATTATCAAGTACTCCTACTACTGTAATTCACAAGATATCTTGGTCTCGACAGGAAATAGCAAGTTCCCTCCTTGGCATTAACATTCTGCTCCAGCACCCACCTTAGCCGCCGCCTCCGTTCTCCAGCGCCCTCCTTCCCATAATGAGGGTCCAATGTACACATTAGCGACATTCCCTGGGAAGATAGGAGGTGGCCCTGACAGATCAAAGCCCTGAAGAACATACAAATAACCATCAGCCAACTAACCAACAGTACTGTGTAAAGGTACTATATCAAGATACGCCATTACCTCCAATGATTTCCTGAACCTAGCCTCCTCAGCCTCCCACTGCAAAACACATTCATTAGCAACAAATGCGGACACAAAATGTCAAAACAAACGCACTCTTGCTAGTAGGATACATACATCATGGACACAGGCTTCCGGCGGCACCTTATGTCCACCAAATGGATTGAATGTGCGCATCACATGACCACCAGCATATCGAACATCTTTAGGATGCTTCAGATCATTGCCATTATTTCTACAACTAAAGCAGTGCCCTTTACAAAAGAGATAGAAAGGAGAAAATTGTTATTAACTGCCAAATAACAAATCAGGCACAAGAAAAATGTTGAACAGGATATGTATTGcaagggtgtgtttggttgagGAACCAAGTGGAACTTCAGATTTGTGGACAGCTGGATATAAAAAGAGAGGCTACATAGCGCATTACATCGATGGTCTTGTATCATTGCCATGTTCAGGATGAGGAACTATGACTTGCGATAATTACTAGGCTTGCTGCATGCTTGCATGGAGTAAAGAGTGAAGAATTGAAAAGTAAGAAGCTGGAGATGTCGGCTCTGCACTTCATTCAATCATTCTGCTTACCATGATGTGTTAATTGTTTAAGAATTCGAACTTTCAGTGTTGTAATCGAACTACTAGTCTTAGTGCAGCGACTTAATCAGTTTATCAGTTATTTATTAGTTAAGACTTTGagaggttgaaacttgtcatgttTCAACCATCTATGCTGAAACATCAGTTTCAGTTATCTAAATTGCTGAATTTGTAAAATATTTGCTGCTGAACTGCTGTCGAATTAATGCTGTTTTGCTGCTGAATTACTGCGGCGGTGGTGGGCTACCAGGCAGTGGCAGCGGCGCGAGGAGGCAAGCAGCGGCAAGCGGTTGGCTAGCAGGCGCAACGCTGAAGGTCCAGGGGAGTAGCGGCAAGCAACAACGTATCAGCGAGCGGAGAAGAGCAGCGGCTTCACGCAGTGCCGCCACGGCTGCCTATCTTCCGACGCCCACGGAGGATCAGAGAGATAGAGAGGATATCGAGATGGGTAATAGCATAGTAGTTGTGCTAATGGCCAGAGATAATTAATCCCTACATACTTAAGCCGAACCTAAATTTGGTTCTATATACTATCGAAGCATGCCAAACCAGCTGAAGGTCAGGCCTTTGTGGCACTATGCAAAATATTTATAGCAGACAAATCAATTAGAAATGGAAATGAAAAATCAGAAAATGTGCCGGTTCTCGTGTTTGGTAGGCCCAGATATTGTGGGCAAGCGCAATTTTTTTGTATGGAATGGAAAATCAGAAAATGTGTTACGTTTGATGCCATACATTTGTTATGATTGTGAATGGGTATTGATGCTTTTTTGTGAACAATACAAACAAAATGTTGCTGAAATTTGATTAATATATGCTGAAAAACGAAAAATTAGTATACTACAAATGCATATGTGAGAGGTAAGCTCGCCATACTTATGAAAGAGGTGAGCTGAATCTAATTCTACTCAGTCCATCTCTTCAACCAAAGACAGAAATGAAACCATCCCATTCCAACTAGTTGGACCCAACCAAACACAAGAACGGAACTGATCACACCCCAACAGAACATAGAATCTCTATACTAGAACAAGAAACATATGTAGTAAACTATCTAATTCATAGCAAGTGAGTTATGAGATTACCATCATCAGTAGGTGCAATCATGCACAAACAGCTGACCGGCAATTCTCCTTGCATAAATATTACTTCAGCGAAGAACTTGCAATCAACCCTTCCTTTAGCCTTTGCAGTGAAATTGATATGATGGTACCACATGCGTATATCAGCCTCACAGAATGACTTGTAGCACACCACCTTGGTTAGTTCATATGCAAGATCCTACAATAATAAGCATGGATTCAATGAGCCATTAAGTGTTACGGATAAGCATAAGACATATTAGAACCCTAACCATGTTTTGGCTTGTGATCAATCCATAAATACCATAAAAAATAAAAAGACACTAAACAGTACAAGCTCAAACATCATTAATTAACCCCTTATCATTCTAAATTCATTTCAATACAAGGACACGAATTGAACCAATTCAGTTCAATACAATAGAACAATTACACAACAAAAGAGGAAAGGAAGAGCTGGAGAGAGGGATAAGAGTAAACCTCCAAAAGACTGTTGTCATCGTTATACTTGTCCACCAAAGCAAGAACCAACTGGCGCTGATTATCACTGATTTTATCATATATTCCCGAGTGCTTCCTCGTGCCATCAGGCAGGTAGAGATAATGCCGTACAGCGATGTCCACTGCAGAAACATTATCCATCGTAAACCTGGTTTACATTAAAGGCAGTTAGTACACGACACTTCAAGAAGTAGTGGAGAATACAAAGGAAACATAATTGAGTGGGTGTGCCTGATTCGAAGCTAACCAATTGTACAAGCTACAATTCACTAATTCAGGCCAAAAAAACTAtacatactactccctccgtcccaaaataagtgtcttaactttagtacaactttgtaataaagttagtacaaagttgagacacttattttgggacggagggagtagtataatACCCATGCGTTGCTACGGAGAACATATAAATAATTACTGTCAAAATTTCTTGTTTCTTCTTATTTCATTTCTGTCTAGGCATGATAAGGCAGTGTCTTCATCCTTCCCCTCTCTTTCCGGTCTACTTTAGGCTGTGCTGGTGTCTTCTTGGACTCCTCAGTACCCTAACGTCATTTCGGTTACTTTAGCTAATGAATAACAACATTAAACGACAACCTTATTTTAACGCACATAACGAAGAGTGGACGTGCAATAATCGACAACTGCACAAAACCACCCGAGCCTCGTTTGCACGCATTCTACAAGGTGATTGACTTTGTGGTCAGCTCCGCATGAACCAACAGATTCGGATATCGTTAACAAGAAACATAACCCCTAAGGCCCTAATATCGGCTCCAAAATAGCAAAAGTCTAATTGAGATATATCATATATGTGCATTAGATTTCATTACTCCATCGGTGACTACAGAATCTGTTTTGAATATCAGAAACTGAATATCCCTTTGTTTACCACTGACAAGACTTTTTTACGAGCTTTTCAAGTTCAACTGGAAAGA
The sequence above is a segment of the Aegilops tauschii subsp. strangulata cultivar AL8/78 chromosome 6, Aet v6.0, whole genome shotgun sequence genome. Coding sequences within it:
- the LOC109771956 gene encoding uncharacterized protein isoform X2, producing the protein MDPQAGGLNFPSVYVPGDGTRAGHFAPRWTVPDFYANYTPQPPLPGTRAGHFLPRGTAPEFYANYTPQPPPPGCEEKTQHVPGPSYTSSNLRPPSMPTSASYLPSTCMPPWLCPPDFQCPGDLLGRPLTPSLGPPFLHRKQPEWGMDFCIRVDRAGCYHTYPHVGGPFEGLQEAERAIERHLDNRRDPKMFTMDNVSAVDIAVRHYLYLPDGTRKHSGIYDKISDNQRQLVLALVDKYNDDNSLLEDLAYELTKVVCYKSFCEADIRMWYHHINFTAKAKGRVDCKFFAEVIFMQGELPVSCLCMIAPTDDGHCFSCRNNGNDLKHPKDVRYAGGHVMRTFNPFGGHKWEAEEARFRKSLEGFDLSGPPPIFPGNVANVYIGPSLWEGGRWRTEAAAKVGAGAEC
- the LOC109771956 gene encoding uncharacterized protein isoform X1, producing MDPQAGGLNFPSVYVPGDGTRAGHFAPRWTVPDFYANYTPQPPLPGTRAGHFLPRGTAPEFYANYTPQPPPPGCEEKTQHVPGPSYTSSNLRPPSMPTSASYLPSTCMPPWLCPPDFQCPGDLLGRPLTPSLGPPFLHRKQPEWGMDFCIRVDRAGCYHTYPHVGGPFEGLQEAERAIERHLDNRRDPKMFTMDNVSAVDIAVRHYLYLPDGTRKHSGIYDKISDNQRQLVLALVDKYNDDNSLLEDLAYELTKVVCYKSFCEADIRMWYHHINFTAKAKGRVDCKFFAEVIFMQGELPVSCLCMIAPTDDGHCFSCRNNGNDLKHPKDVRYAGGHVMRTFNPFGGHKVPPEACVHDWEAEEARFRKSLEGFDLSGPPPIFPGNVANVYIGPSLWEGGRWRTEAAAKVGAGAEC